A single window of Candidatus Flexicrinis affinis DNA harbors:
- the ctaD gene encoding cytochrome c oxidase subunit I, producing the protein MASITVPMPGVQPTPRPKLAEYLRWSVDHKIIGVQYMATALFFFIIGGALAMLIRWELLTPALDASGTGSTYNSLFTIHATIMIFMWIIPMFAGFGNYIVPLQLGAKDMAFPWLNAFAFWLIPPAGILFLLGYFVGPAETGWTAYPPLSVLFSGDGQTLWAIAIHILGVSSILGAINFIVTIKNMRPEGMGWFQMPLFAWATLATAIIQVLATPFLAGGLTLLILDRVAGTAFFDPARGGDVLVWQNVFWFYSHPAVYIMVLPGMGILSEVLSIHSRKPVFGYKLIAFSSLGIALVGFTVWAHHMFTSLTPELRVPFMITSYIIAIPTGIKIFSWIGTMWGGKIRFTAAMLFAIGFLSQFVIGGITGMMLGSIPVDIHLHDTYFVVSHFHFVLFGGSVFAIYAGLYHWWPKITGRMMDEFWGRVHFAITYVSFFFTFFPMHLAGMQGMPRRVAEYAPEFQAINVIISISAFVLGVSTFMILANMIWSIYRGKVAGPNPWRALTLEWQTTSPPPAYNFRGTPVPFEDPYGYGSEAANAYLDAMEERLTPASQLKSGRSAGPASPSPEPVAGD; encoded by the coding sequence ATGGCGAGTATCACCGTTCCAATGCCGGGCGTTCAACCGACGCCGAGGCCCAAGCTGGCCGAGTACCTGCGCTGGAGCGTCGATCACAAGATCATCGGCGTCCAGTACATGGCCACCGCGTTGTTCTTTTTCATCATCGGCGGCGCGCTTGCGATGCTGATCCGGTGGGAGCTGCTCACGCCGGCGCTAGACGCCAGCGGGACGGGTTCGACATACAATTCGCTGTTCACGATTCACGCGACGATCATGATCTTCATGTGGATCATCCCGATGTTCGCCGGGTTCGGCAATTACATCGTTCCGCTGCAGCTCGGCGCGAAGGATATGGCGTTCCCGTGGCTCAACGCCTTTGCGTTTTGGCTGATCCCGCCGGCCGGAATCCTGTTCCTGCTCGGCTACTTCGTCGGGCCTGCCGAAACCGGTTGGACGGCGTACCCGCCGCTGTCGGTATTGTTCAGCGGTGACGGTCAGACGCTGTGGGCGATTGCGATCCACATTCTCGGCGTCAGCTCGATCCTCGGCGCGATCAACTTCATCGTGACGATCAAGAACATGCGGCCCGAAGGCATGGGCTGGTTCCAGATGCCGTTGTTCGCGTGGGCGACGCTCGCGACCGCGATCATTCAGGTGCTGGCGACCCCGTTCCTTGCGGGCGGGCTGACGCTGCTGATCCTCGATCGAGTCGCAGGCACGGCATTCTTCGACCCGGCCCGCGGCGGGGACGTGCTGGTGTGGCAGAACGTGTTCTGGTTCTACAGCCACCCGGCCGTATACATCATGGTGCTGCCGGGCATGGGAATCCTCAGCGAGGTCTTGTCGATCCATAGTCGCAAGCCAGTGTTCGGCTATAAGCTGATCGCGTTTTCCAGCCTCGGCATCGCGCTGGTTGGCTTCACAGTATGGGCGCACCACATGTTCACCAGCTTGACGCCTGAACTGCGCGTGCCGTTCATGATTACGTCGTACATCATCGCGATACCGACCGGCATTAAGATCTTCAGCTGGATCGGGACGATGTGGGGCGGCAAGATCCGCTTCACGGCGGCGATGCTGTTCGCGATCGGCTTCCTCAGCCAGTTCGTAATCGGTGGCATCACCGGCATGATGCTGGGCTCTATCCCTGTTGACATCCATCTGCACGATACGTACTTCGTCGTCAGCCATTTCCATTTCGTGCTGTTCGGTGGTTCGGTATTCGCCATCTATGCCGGCCTCTACCACTGGTGGCCGAAGATCACGGGCCGGATGATGGACGAGTTCTGGGGCCGCGTGCACTTCGCGATCACCTACGTGTCGTTCTTCTTCACGTTCTTCCCGATGCATTTGGCCGGTATGCAGGGCATGCCGCGCCGCGTCGCCGAATACGCGCCGGAGTTTCAGGCGATCAACGTGATCATCAGCATCAGCGCATTCGTGCTGGGCGTGAGCACGTTCATGATCCTGGCCAATATGATCTGGTCGATATACCGCGGCAAGGTCGCAGGCCCCAACCCGTGGCGCGCGCTGACGCTGGAGTGGCAGACGACATCGCCGCCGCCGGCGTACAACTTCCGCGGCACGCCGGTCCCGTTCGAAGACCCGTACGGCTACGGCAGCGAGGCGGCGAACGCCTATCTGGATGCGATGGAAGAACGCTTGACGCCGGCTTCTCAGTTGAAGTCGGGGCGCTCGGCAGGGCCTGCGTCGCCATCGCCGGAGCCGGTGGCCGGTGACTAA
- a CDS encoding protein-glutamate O-methyltransferase family protein, with product MSRFRLAANDSRRPAAYPGAILTDPSNEFASHTMQVRIPAILQQVIDVNAGMTTSQRDAIERLREGVATGQPVPALAAGAPDVDEWQMALSDQPGRTWHDVEWFFAETYLYRVLMDAVGYFANRHDPFGPIKAEEYASDSHRTLIEQALSVTGTREDALYALIGAALWGNRVDLSYAESRAHGASISTDDLLVDDRAAAIEALAGAAHTVHLVADNAGSELSADLVLIDRLLRDKWAGQVVLHVKAHPTFVSDAITDDVIQFLRRAVDGAYGDLATGLGARLIGAVGSGTLRLSSRYFWNSAAMWWDMPDELHGFMSESPLTIVKGDANYRRVVGDARWPYETPFHEVVTSTGIPVLCLRTLKSDPIVGLQPGQAEHLESIDSRWRWSGKRGVIQGWIPKL from the coding sequence GTGTCGAGGTTCCGCTTGGCCGCTAACGACAGCCGCCGGCCGGCGGCCTATCCGGGCGCGATACTGACCGACCCGAGCAACGAATTCGCGTCGCACACGATGCAGGTGCGCATTCCGGCGATCTTGCAGCAGGTGATCGACGTCAACGCGGGCATGACGACGAGTCAGCGCGACGCGATCGAGCGCTTGCGCGAAGGCGTCGCGACCGGTCAGCCCGTGCCGGCGTTGGCTGCAGGTGCGCCGGACGTCGACGAGTGGCAGATGGCGCTAAGCGATCAACCGGGGCGGACCTGGCATGACGTCGAGTGGTTCTTTGCCGAAACGTACCTGTATCGCGTGCTGATGGACGCGGTCGGGTACTTCGCCAACCGGCACGACCCGTTCGGGCCGATCAAAGCCGAGGAATACGCCAGCGACAGCCATCGTACGCTTATAGAACAGGCGCTGTCGGTGACCGGCACCCGTGAGGATGCGCTCTACGCACTGATCGGCGCTGCGCTATGGGGCAACCGTGTGGACCTCAGCTATGCCGAGAGCCGCGCGCATGGCGCATCGATCAGCACCGACGACCTCCTTGTGGACGACCGTGCTGCGGCCATCGAGGCATTGGCCGGCGCGGCGCACACGGTGCACCTCGTCGCCGACAACGCCGGCAGCGAGCTGTCGGCCGATCTCGTATTGATCGACCGGCTGCTGCGCGACAAGTGGGCGGGGCAGGTCGTCCTGCACGTCAAGGCGCACCCGACGTTCGTCAGCGATGCGATCACCGATGACGTCATCCAGTTCTTGCGGCGCGCTGTTGACGGGGCGTATGGCGACCTCGCGACCGGGCTTGGCGCGCGGCTGATCGGCGCGGTGGGGTCGGGGACGCTGCGGTTGTCGTCGCGTTACTTCTGGAATAGCGCGGCGATGTGGTGGGACATGCCCGACGAACTGCACGGGTTCATGTCCGAGTCGCCGCTGACGATCGTCAAGGGAGATGCCAACTATCGACGCGTCGTTGGCGACGCACGCTGGCCTTACGAAACGCCGTTTCATGAGGTCGTCACCAGCACTGGAATCCCGGTTCTATGTCTGCGAACGCTAAAGAGCGATCCGATCGTCGGGCTTCAGCCGGGGCAGGCAGAGCATCTCGAATCGATCGATTCCCGTTGGCGATGGAGCGGCAAGCGCGGCGTGATTCAAGGTTGGATCCCGAAGCTCTAA
- the xseB gene encoding exodeoxyribonuclease VII small subunit has product MDNIDSLDFEQAFAQLQDVLKRIESADLPLEESVAQYELGRKLAARCQALLDDAELRVRKLEE; this is encoded by the coding sequence ATGGACAATATCGACTCGCTGGATTTTGAGCAGGCGTTCGCACAGCTTCAAGACGTGCTGAAGCGAATCGAATCGGCCGACCTGCCGCTGGAGGAGTCGGTCGCGCAGTACGAACTGGGTCGCAAACTGGCGGCGCGCTGTCAGGCGCTGCTGGACGACGCCGAACTCCGCGTGCGTAAGTTGGAGGAGTGA
- the xseA gene encoding exodeoxyribonuclease VII large subunit yields the protein MTDDRAYSVTELAQQIQGVVEGSLLLQGVRVIGEFSNVRPAQSGHWYFAIKDADAQIRCVMWKGTAAVQRMLPKEGDSAVVTGDVTFYVARGELQITVTSLQPVGIGDLYAQLEALRSKLDAEGLFDPARKQLLPPLPARIGVVTSENAAAFQDVLNVLSRRAPLAEVVLAHTLVQGAEAPPQIARAIQALDRSGQVDVILIVRGGGSIEDLWAFNDERVVRAAADCITATVAGVGHETDTTLVDFAADVRAPTPSAAAEIVSQGWAQIPQIIMGIEAELSEWIDGRLSEAGTTFNAASTRLSLAAPARKIAALRQSTDYLLDGLITRVASARQLRRERLNSVIARLEAASPLALLARGYAVVTRSDGAAVRSTQDVGAGDSLSVRVQDGSFPVRVERDDEDNNDGQYRLAGF from the coding sequence ATGACGGACGACCGGGCCTACAGCGTCACCGAACTCGCCCAGCAGATACAAGGCGTCGTCGAAGGCAGCCTGCTGCTGCAAGGCGTGCGCGTCATCGGCGAGTTCAGCAACGTGCGCCCGGCGCAGTCCGGCCACTGGTATTTCGCGATCAAGGACGCCGACGCGCAAATCCGGTGCGTGATGTGGAAAGGAACCGCCGCGGTACAGCGCATGCTGCCGAAAGAAGGTGATTCGGCGGTCGTCACCGGCGACGTGACGTTTTACGTGGCGCGAGGCGAACTGCAGATCACCGTGACGAGCCTTCAGCCGGTCGGGATCGGCGACCTGTACGCGCAGCTTGAGGCGCTGCGGTCCAAACTCGACGCAGAAGGACTGTTCGACCCGGCGCGCAAGCAGCTGCTGCCGCCGCTGCCGGCACGCATCGGAGTCGTGACGTCCGAAAACGCGGCTGCGTTTCAGGACGTGCTCAACGTGTTGAGCCGACGCGCCCCGTTGGCCGAGGTCGTACTGGCGCACACGCTGGTGCAAGGCGCCGAAGCGCCGCCGCAGATAGCACGGGCCATTCAGGCACTGGATCGTTCCGGTCAGGTCGACGTCATCCTGATCGTGCGCGGGGGCGGCAGCATCGAGGATTTGTGGGCGTTCAACGACGAGCGGGTGGTGCGCGCCGCGGCGGACTGTATCACCGCGACCGTCGCCGGCGTGGGGCACGAGACCGACACGACACTGGTCGACTTTGCGGCCGACGTGCGCGCTCCGACGCCCTCTGCCGCGGCCGAGATCGTATCTCAAGGCTGGGCGCAGATCCCGCAGATCATCATGGGTATTGAGGCCGAACTCTCCGAGTGGATCGATGGGCGGCTGAGCGAAGCCGGTACGACATTCAACGCGGCATCGACTCGCCTGAGCCTTGCTGCGCCCGCGCGCAAAATCGCCGCGCTGCGCCAGTCGACCGACTACCTGCTGGACGGCTTAATCACGCGGGTCGCGTCTGCGCGCCAGCTTCGGCGTGAACGGCTGAACAGCGTGATTGCGCGGCTTGAAGCGGCGAGCCCGCTGGCGCTGCTGGCGCGGGGGTATGCCGTGGTTACGCGCAGCGACGGGGCGGCAGTGCGCAGTACGCAAGACGTAGGCGCGGGCGATTCGCTGAGCGTCCGGGTGCAGGATGGCAGCTTCCCCGTGCGCGTGGAACGAGACGACGAGGACAACAACGATGGACAATATCGACTCGCTGGATTTTGA
- a CDS encoding bifunctional homocysteine S-methyltransferase/methylenetetrahydrofolate reductase, with protein sequence MPKLPFLERLDSGIPIVADGAMATQLHRVGLPMTTCFEAINLADPDKVYEVHSAYLSAGSDLLETNTFGANRLKLSEHGLADKLAEINSAAVEIARRAIADSGRDAYIAGSMGPLGQKIRPYGPISREDARDMFFEQAAALIDAGVDVILLETFADHHELLEALAAVRLASPDVPVITHATFASDDRTLTGFTPAKVAADLVRAGADVIGVNCAGGPSQISHILDTMHTCVPRARLSAMPNAGFPEAVNGRVMYPASAEYFGDYALTFQALGARIVGGCCGSTPDHIAAMRSAIDAAARGDRPLPIVHVEEATSGEEQIAPAAPTDLAERLASHQFTVTVEMAPPRSFSVERLIRSAHLLRDAGAHILDVADTPAARMRMSPYAVAHVIQSQVGVETVLHFPTRGRNLLRIQGDLLAAHALGLRNVFVTMGDPTRIGDYPDANDSYDIVPSKLIGLIKHSMNRGVDQAGNSIGAPATFTVGCALNMGADDLDHEIKILGNKLAAGADFALGQPVYEPWRIERFLARYEEVTGRAFDLPVLLGVLPLFSLRHAQFLHNEIPGIVIPETILGRMEQAGDDAPYEGVRIAQELVQATSSYVSGAYIIPAFGRYDLAAEVVAAVPVRA encoded by the coding sequence ATGCCCAAGCTCCCGTTCCTTGAACGGCTGGACAGCGGTATTCCGATTGTGGCCGACGGCGCGATGGCGACTCAACTTCACCGCGTCGGCCTGCCGATGACGACCTGCTTCGAAGCCATCAATCTCGCCGATCCTGACAAGGTGTACGAGGTTCATTCGGCGTACTTGTCCGCCGGCTCAGACCTGCTGGAGACCAACACTTTCGGGGCGAACCGGCTGAAGTTGAGCGAGCACGGCCTAGCCGACAAGCTGGCCGAGATCAACAGCGCCGCCGTCGAGATTGCGCGCCGCGCGATTGCCGACAGCGGGCGCGATGCTTATATCGCAGGCTCGATGGGGCCGTTGGGTCAGAAAATCCGCCCGTACGGTCCGATCTCCCGCGAGGACGCGCGCGACATGTTCTTCGAGCAGGCGGCTGCCTTGATTGACGCCGGTGTCGACGTCATCCTGCTAGAGACGTTCGCCGATCATCACGAACTGCTCGAAGCGCTGGCGGCGGTGCGACTTGCCTCGCCGGACGTGCCGGTGATCACCCATGCCACATTCGCCAGCGACGATCGCACGTTGACCGGCTTCACGCCGGCTAAGGTGGCGGCCGACCTCGTGCGCGCCGGTGCAGACGTCATCGGCGTGAACTGCGCCGGCGGCCCGTCGCAGATTTCGCACATCCTCGACACGATGCACACCTGCGTTCCACGCGCGCGCCTTTCGGCGATGCCGAATGCCGGCTTCCCCGAGGCGGTCAATGGCCGCGTGATGTACCCGGCTTCGGCTGAGTATTTCGGCGACTACGCGTTGACGTTCCAAGCCCTCGGCGCGCGGATCGTCGGCGGGTGCTGCGGCAGTACGCCCGACCACATCGCGGCAATGCGCTCAGCAATCGACGCGGCAGCGCGCGGCGACCGTCCGCTGCCTATCGTCCACGTCGAGGAAGCGACTTCCGGCGAGGAGCAGATCGCGCCCGCCGCGCCGACCGACTTGGCTGAGCGACTTGCGAGCCATCAGTTCACCGTCACCGTCGAAATGGCGCCGCCGCGCAGCTTCAGCGTCGAACGGCTGATCCGCAGCGCGCACCTCCTGCGCGATGCCGGTGCGCACATCCTCGATGTCGCGGATACGCCTGCAGCGCGTATGCGCATGAGCCCGTACGCGGTCGCGCACGTCATTCAGTCGCAGGTCGGCGTGGAGACCGTGCTGCACTTTCCAACCCGTGGGCGCAACCTGCTGCGCATTCAAGGTGACCTGCTCGCTGCGCACGCGCTCGGCCTGCGCAATGTGTTCGTGACGATGGGCGACCCGACCCGCATTGGCGACTATCCCGACGCCAACGACAGCTACGACATCGTACCGTCCAAGCTGATCGGGCTGATCAAGCACAGCATGAACCGCGGCGTGGATCAGGCCGGCAATAGCATCGGCGCGCCGGCGACCTTCACGGTGGGGTGTGCGCTCAACATGGGAGCGGATGACCTCGACCACGAGATCAAGATCCTCGGCAACAAGCTAGCGGCAGGGGCGGATTTCGCACTCGGCCAGCCCGTCTACGAGCCGTGGCGCATCGAGCGCTTCCTCGCGCGATACGAAGAAGTCACAGGCCGTGCGTTCGACCTTCCGGTGCTGCTCGGCGTGCTGCCGCTGTTCAGCTTGCGGCATGCCCAATTCCTGCACAATGAAATACCCGGCATCGTCATTCCTGAGACGATCCTCGGCCGCATGGAACAGGCTGGCGACGATGCGCCATACGAAGGCGTACGCATCGCGCAGGAGCTGGTGCAGGCGACGTCAAGCTACGTCAGCGGGGCGTACATTATCCCGGCGTTCGGTCGTTACGACCTCGCCGCCGAGGTGGTCGCCGCGGTGCCGGTGCGCGCATGA
- a CDS encoding penicillin acylase family protein, producing MRVLRFILLGLLLVIVVVAVGGFIVFNDLTRGPLPQHSGTLQVAGLEAPVEIIRDDYGVPHIYASNAHDLLFAQGYTQAQDRWWQMEFSRAIGSGHIQELTGQNADVMGNDVFIRTAGWRAAAERNIAEAYDAETLAHLQAFADGVNAYIAGKNGGDLALEYSLLGVTGVTIPVQPWTPADSEAWIKAMQWNLGTGLQDNDRSYALEALSAEQFDILEPQYPFDRHPTIVTEDDLPIWEKVPLAAAPTETVVSAWPAASVDTAFAGGINGDVAFGFGTGAGLGSNNWVVHGSKTATGMPLLANDPHLGIQMPSIWYEVGLHCQPVSDACPFDVRGYSFPAAPGIVLGNNSRIAWGFTNIDPDVIDLYEIKVNPDNPLQYEFDGEMRDMTVHNEEIKFGDGGSVTIQVRETHLGPIITDNEVVTPEGSSGYGEVALAMRWTALDPAAIFEALFGLNSARDFEDFRAAASKFVAPAQNIVYADVDGNIGYQTPGLVPIRPAINTGLVIQDGSTSATEWLGYVPFDLLPRIFNPERGWIHSANEALVPLEYYDQLKAELAPQYGEDINVVFNHYWDFGFRGERIVELLEASDQHTIESMQAIHMDNKILVAEAMAPYLAALQIDDADLAAARDWMLDWDYQASRDSGPAALFSALWRRIPAAVFNDSYGESWSVSGGSAGQYAVILLLDQPDNALWDNLATDAVEDRDALLASLFADAHAELVQTLGADRSQWEWGKLHSAVFVSNPLGQSGISLIEDLVNRSAPTGGWTGAVNATNWSTGDDSYDLGSLPSMRTIYDLGNLDRSVNHHTTGQSGHPYSADYDNQIPLWASGTYKPMLFTRAAVEASARDTLRLEPAD from the coding sequence ATGCGAGTGCTGCGTTTTATTCTGCTTGGTCTCTTGCTGGTCATTGTGGTGGTTGCCGTCGGCGGATTCATCGTCTTTAACGACCTCACGCGCGGTCCGCTGCCTCAACACTCCGGCACGCTGCAAGTTGCCGGGTTGGAGGCACCGGTCGAGATAATCCGCGACGATTACGGCGTCCCGCACATTTACGCTTCGAACGCCCATGACCTCTTGTTTGCACAGGGCTACACGCAGGCGCAAGACCGTTGGTGGCAGATGGAGTTCTCGCGGGCGATCGGTAGCGGGCACATCCAAGAGCTGACCGGACAAAACGCCGATGTGATGGGCAACGACGTATTTATTCGCACTGCGGGCTGGCGAGCCGCCGCGGAGCGTAACATCGCCGAGGCGTATGACGCCGAGACACTGGCCCACTTGCAAGCCTTCGCAGATGGCGTCAACGCCTACATCGCCGGCAAGAACGGTGGCGATCTGGCGCTTGAGTACTCGCTGTTGGGCGTGACCGGTGTCACGATCCCGGTTCAACCGTGGACTCCCGCTGACAGCGAAGCCTGGATCAAGGCCATGCAGTGGAACCTCGGCACCGGCCTGCAAGACAACGACCGGAGCTACGCGCTTGAGGCGTTGAGTGCCGAACAGTTCGACATCCTCGAACCCCAGTACCCGTTCGATCGACACCCGACCATCGTCACCGAAGACGATCTGCCGATCTGGGAGAAGGTGCCTCTCGCCGCCGCGCCGACCGAAACCGTCGTATCGGCATGGCCCGCAGCCTCTGTGGACACGGCGTTCGCGGGCGGGATCAACGGCGACGTCGCATTTGGCTTTGGTACCGGCGCTGGGCTGGGCAGCAACAACTGGGTTGTCCACGGGAGCAAGACCGCCACCGGCATGCCGCTGCTCGCCAACGACCCGCATCTCGGCATCCAAATGCCGTCGATCTGGTACGAAGTCGGTTTGCACTGTCAGCCGGTCAGCGACGCGTGCCCGTTCGACGTTCGCGGCTACTCGTTCCCCGCCGCGCCGGGCATCGTGCTGGGCAACAATAGCCGCATCGCGTGGGGCTTCACCAACATCGACCCGGACGTGATCGACCTCTACGAGATCAAGGTCAACCCCGACAACCCGCTGCAGTACGAGTTTGACGGCGAGATGCGCGATATGACCGTGCACAACGAAGAGATCAAGTTCGGCGACGGGGGCTCGGTCACGATCCAGGTCCGCGAGACGCACCTCGGCCCGATCATCACGGACAACGAAGTGGTGACGCCCGAGGGCTCGTCAGGATACGGCGAGGTCGCGCTTGCGATGCGCTGGACGGCACTCGACCCGGCGGCGATTTTTGAGGCGCTGTTCGGGCTGAACTCGGCCCGGGACTTCGAGGACTTCCGCGCTGCCGCGAGCAAGTTTGTCGCGCCGGCGCAAAACATCGTCTACGCCGATGTCGACGGCAACATCGGTTATCAGACCCCCGGCCTCGTGCCGATTCGTCCGGCGATCAATACTGGCCTCGTCATTCAGGACGGCTCGACCAGCGCGACCGAATGGCTCGGCTACGTGCCGTTCGACCTGCTGCCGCGAATCTTCAACCCCGAACGCGGGTGGATCCACAGCGCCAACGAGGCGCTCGTTCCGCTGGAGTACTACGATCAACTGAAGGCCGAACTCGCGCCGCAGTATGGCGAAGACATCAACGTCGTGTTCAACCATTACTGGGACTTCGGGTTCCGCGGCGAGCGCATCGTCGAACTGCTCGAAGCCAGCGACCAGCACACCATCGAGTCGATGCAAGCAATTCACATGGACAACAAGATTCTCGTCGCCGAGGCCATGGCGCCTTATCTTGCCGCGCTTCAGATTGACGACGCCGACCTCGCCGCCGCTCGCGACTGGATGCTGGATTGGGACTATCAGGCCAGCCGCGACAGCGGGCCGGCCGCGTTGTTCAGCGCACTATGGCGGCGCATACCAGCCGCGGTATTCAACGACTCCTACGGCGAAAGTTGGTCGGTCAGCGGCGGGAGTGCCGGACAATACGCGGTGATCCTGCTGCTCGATCAGCCCGACAATGCACTGTGGGACAACCTCGCCACAGACGCCGTCGAGGACCGTGATGCGCTGCTTGCGTCGTTGTTTGCCGACGCGCACGCCGAATTGGTTCAGACGTTGGGGGCCGATCGCTCGCAGTGGGAGTGGGGAAAGCTGCACTCGGCGGTGTTCGTCAGCAACCCGCTCGGCCAGTCGGGAATCAGCCTGATCGAGGACCTTGTGAACCGGTCGGCGCCAACCGGCGGATGGACGGGCGCGGTCAACGCGACCAATTGGTCGACAGGCGACGATTCGTACGACCTCGGCAGCCTGCCTTCGATGCGCACGATTTACGACCTCGGCAATCTCGATCGCAGCGTGAATCACCATACGACGGGGCAAAGCGGCCACCCGTACAGCGCCGACTACGACAACCAGATACCCCTTTGGGCAAGCGGGACGTACAAGCCGATGCTGTTCACCCGGGCGGCAGTCGAGGCTTCAGCCCGCGACACGCTCAGGCTAGAACCGGCGGACTAA
- a CDS encoding iron-containing alcohol dehydrogenase: MTTIWNMPRIELTDLSRLREQRPAALLTGKRSWQAVNTMLKFPVVVQAEPESADRSYLEFLSENLPKQVQVVYAVGGGLASDAAKYIAWKRKLPAVLVPTALSVDGFFTATVSLRDGGAGVYLETGPAERVIIDWDVVSSAPAHIRGAGIVELLSIVTGLLDWRYAAEKGKNALSERFQPWAAAIAAGIAQQAFRIAKGVGEGQVQALRELLDLISMEVRLTTQIGHTRPQEGSEQFFAQAIQPRTSRRGKKPYAELVGPGILLAMALHNQEVKPIRDTMLAAGIRLNTLDEMDIRDTLLELPQFVKDNELPYSLLNDVSITSDKAKELIKTAGLSASEV; encoded by the coding sequence ATGACCACAATCTGGAACATGCCGCGCATCGAGCTGACTGACCTGTCGCGCCTGCGTGAACAGCGCCCTGCAGCCCTCCTGACCGGCAAGCGCAGCTGGCAGGCGGTAAATACCATGCTCAAGTTTCCGGTCGTGGTTCAGGCCGAACCTGAGAGCGCCGACCGCAGCTATCTCGAGTTTCTGTCGGAGAACCTGCCCAAGCAGGTGCAGGTGGTGTACGCGGTCGGCGGCGGGTTGGCGTCCGACGCGGCGAAATACATCGCGTGGAAGCGCAAGCTCCCGGCCGTTCTGGTGCCGACGGCACTGAGCGTCGACGGCTTCTTCACCGCCACTGTCTCCCTGCGCGACGGCGGCGCCGGCGTGTATCTCGAGACTGGCCCGGCAGAGCGCGTCATCATCGATTGGGATGTCGTCAGCTCGGCCCCCGCACACATACGCGGCGCAGGCATTGTCGAACTGCTCAGCATCGTAACGGGTCTGCTCGACTGGCGCTACGCGGCCGAAAAAGGCAAGAACGCGCTCAGCGAGCGCTTCCAACCATGGGCCGCAGCGATCGCCGCGGGCATCGCCCAGCAGGCATTTCGTATCGCCAAAGGGGTTGGCGAGGGACAGGTTCAGGCGCTGCGCGAGCTGCTCGACCTGATTAGCATGGAAGTCCGACTGACGACTCAAATCGGCCACACTCGCCCGCAAGAGGGAAGCGAGCAGTTCTTTGCGCAAGCCATCCAGCCGCGCACGAGCCGCCGCGGCAAGAAGCCGTACGCCGAACTCGTCGGCCCGGGCATTCTGCTCGCCATGGCGCTGCACAATCAGGAAGTAAAGCCGATCCGCGACACCATGTTGGCCGCAGGTATCCGTCTGAACACGCTTGACGAAATGGACATCCGCGATACCCTGCTCGAACTGCCTCAGTTCGTCAAGGACAACGAGCTTCCGTACAGCCTGCTCAACGACGTATCGATTACGTCGGACAAGGCAAAGGAGCTGATTAAGACGGCCGGCCTGTCCGCCAGCGAAGTGTAG
- the pdxT gene encoding pyridoxal 5'-phosphate synthase glutaminase subunit PdxT — MEIGILALQGAFIEHRKMIETLGATAREVRLPEHLDGLGGLIIPGGESTTIGKLAVSYGLIGPLRDFALNKPTWGTCAGMIFLAKDIGGDRQPLLGVMDLRVNRNAFGRQIDSFERDLDIAGIEGGPFHAIFIRAPVATSAGTGVDVMARLDDGSIVAARQGHLLATAFHPELSGDSRVHQFFLELVASTRESNLRRDVG; from the coding sequence GTGGAAATCGGCATTCTGGCGCTGCAGGGCGCATTCATCGAACACCGGAAGATGATCGAGACTCTGGGCGCGACGGCAAGAGAGGTCCGGTTGCCCGAGCACCTCGACGGCCTGGGCGGCTTGATCATCCCCGGTGGTGAAAGCACGACCATCGGGAAGCTAGCAGTTAGCTACGGGCTGATTGGCCCGCTGCGCGACTTTGCGCTGAACAAGCCGACGTGGGGCACATGCGCCGGCATGATCTTTCTCGCCAAGGACATCGGCGGCGACCGCCAGCCCCTGCTCGGCGTCATGGACTTACGAGTCAACCGCAACGCGTTCGGGCGGCAGATTGACAGCTTCGAGCGCGATCTCGATATCGCCGGCATCGAAGGCGGCCCCTTCCACGCCATCTTTATCCGCGCCCCGGTCGCAACGTCCGCGGGCACGGGCGTCGACGTGATGGCACGGTTGGACGACGGCTCGATTGTCGCCGCCCGGCAAGGGCATCTGCTGGCGACGGCGTTCCATCCCGAACTGTCCGGCGATTCCCGCGTTCACCAATTCTTCCTTGAGCTCGTGGCCTCGACGCGTGAGTCGAATCTTCGTCGCGATGTAGGCTAG